In a single window of the Candidatus Limnocylindrales bacterium genome:
- the kdsA gene encoding 3-deoxy-8-phosphooctulonate synthase: MNVASFSIGDGPRSIEAGAGRLFLIAGPCVIESRDSVMRHSAALAKISDDVGVPIIFKASFDKANRTSHASFRGIGIDEGLRILADARAATGLPVLTDVHDASQVAPTAEAVDVLQIPALLCRQTDLVKAAAASGKPVNIKKGQFLAPWDMKNVLAKAREAGSTKVLLTERGASFGYGNLVSDFRSLEIMRDFGAPVVFDATHSVQLPGAGGDKSAGERRFIPTLARAAVAVGTDGLFMEVHENPDKALSDGPNSLYLSDLAELLRRLLAIHSARGPLRGDAGSGPLAADSMPGAPAGNPARA, translated from the coding sequence ATGAACGTAGCTTCGTTCTCGATCGGCGACGGTCCGCGCAGCATCGAAGCCGGCGCCGGACGCCTCTTTCTGATTGCGGGCCCGTGCGTGATCGAGTCGCGCGACTCGGTGATGCGGCACTCGGCCGCGCTCGCGAAGATCAGCGACGACGTCGGCGTGCCGATCATCTTCAAGGCGTCGTTCGACAAGGCCAACCGCACGTCGCATGCCTCGTTCCGCGGGATCGGCATCGACGAGGGGCTTCGGATCCTCGCCGACGCGCGCGCGGCGACCGGCCTTCCGGTGCTGACCGACGTGCACGACGCATCGCAGGTCGCGCCCACGGCAGAAGCCGTCGACGTGCTGCAGATCCCGGCGCTGCTGTGCCGCCAGACCGATCTCGTCAAGGCGGCGGCGGCGAGCGGGAAGCCGGTCAACATCAAGAAGGGCCAGTTCCTCGCGCCGTGGGACATGAAGAACGTGCTCGCCAAGGCGCGCGAAGCCGGCAGCACCAAGGTGCTGCTGACCGAGCGCGGCGCGAGCTTCGGTTACGGGAATCTCGTCAGTGATTTTCGCTCGCTCGAGATCATGCGCGACTTCGGTGCGCCGGTGGTCTTCGATGCAACGCATTCGGTGCAGCTTCCCGGCGCGGGCGGCGACAAATCGGCCGGAGAGCGCCGCTTCATTCCGACGCTCGCGAGGGCGGCCGTAGCCGTCGGCACCGACGGCCTTTTCATGGAAGTCCACGAGAATCCGGACAAGGCGCTCAGCGACGGACCGAACTCGCTTTACCTTTCGGATCTTGCCGAGCTCCTGCGCCGGCTGCTTGCGATTCATTCGGCGCGCGGGCCACTCCGCGGCGACGCCGGAAGCGGCCCGTTGGCCGCCGATTCGATGCCCGGCGCGCCGGCCGGCAATCCGGCGCGCGCGTGA
- a CDS encoding CTP synthase, with protein sequence MSTSEARPTKYIFVTGGVVSALGKGLASASMGALLESSGLKVSMLKMDPYINVDPGTMSPFQHGEVYVTDDGYEADLDLGHYERFISTPMSRRNNITTGAVYFEVITKERRGDYLGATVQVIPHITDEIKSRIRAAAEGMDLLIGEVGGTVGDIESLPFLEAIRQIRFDVGAENVLFVHLTLVPFIGAAGEIKTKPTQHSVKELTGLGIQPDILLLRCDRPLSQSVKEKVALFCNVDRKSVLEARDIDSIYKLPLALQEQGLHDRVTTKLHIWTGAPKLVPWEKVAHTIDNPKDKVRIAMVGKYVGLTDSYKSMNEALTHGGIANECAVEIVHVDSEEVESKGITPEILGADAVLVPMGFGPRGTEGKIATIQYVRENKVPFFGICYGMQMAVIEFARNVCGLEGAHTTEADPATPHPVIDLMIAQQALAQKGGTMRLGAYPCHIKEGTLTHRTYNKKKISERHRHRYEFNIAYRDRIEKGGMVLSGTSPDGSLVEMIELPNHPWFLACQFHPEFKSKPLDPHPLFRGFVRAALAHKQQRRETPPLRNLGLRVVGAREDETENG encoded by the coding sequence ATGAGCACGAGCGAAGCCAGGCCCACCAAATACATCTTCGTCACCGGCGGCGTCGTCTCGGCGCTCGGCAAAGGCCTCGCTTCCGCATCGATGGGTGCGCTGCTCGAAAGCTCCGGCCTCAAGGTCTCGATGCTCAAGATGGACCCGTACATCAACGTCGATCCCGGCACGATGAGCCCGTTCCAGCACGGCGAGGTCTACGTCACCGACGACGGCTACGAGGCCGACCTCGATCTCGGACATTACGAGCGTTTCATCTCGACGCCGATGAGCCGGCGCAACAACATCACGACCGGCGCCGTATATTTCGAAGTCATCACCAAGGAGCGCCGCGGCGACTATCTCGGCGCGACGGTGCAGGTGATTCCGCACATTACCGACGAGATCAAAAGCCGCATCCGTGCAGCCGCCGAAGGCATGGACCTCTTGATCGGCGAAGTCGGCGGCACCGTCGGCGACATCGAGAGCCTGCCGTTCCTCGAGGCGATCCGCCAGATCCGCTTCGATGTCGGCGCCGAAAACGTGCTGTTCGTGCACCTGACGCTGGTGCCGTTCATCGGCGCCGCCGGCGAGATCAAGACCAAGCCGACCCAGCACAGCGTAAAAGAGCTCACCGGGCTCGGCATCCAGCCCGACATCCTGCTGCTGCGCTGCGACCGCCCGCTGTCGCAATCGGTCAAGGAAAAAGTCGCGCTGTTCTGCAACGTCGATCGCAAGTCGGTGCTCGAAGCGCGCGACATCGACAGCATCTACAAGCTGCCGCTCGCGCTCCAGGAGCAGGGCCTGCACGATCGCGTGACGACCAAGCTGCACATCTGGACCGGCGCGCCGAAGCTGGTGCCGTGGGAGAAAGTCGCCCACACGATCGACAATCCCAAAGACAAGGTGCGCATCGCGATGGTCGGCAAGTACGTCGGCCTCACCGATTCGTACAAGTCGATGAACGAAGCGCTCACGCACGGCGGCATCGCCAATGAGTGCGCCGTCGAGATCGTCCACGTCGATTCGGAGGAGGTCGAGTCCAAGGGCATCACGCCCGAGATCCTCGGCGCCGACGCCGTGCTCGTACCGATGGGCTTCGGTCCGCGCGGCACCGAAGGCAAGATCGCCACGATCCAGTACGTGCGCGAAAACAAGGTACCGTTCTTCGGCATCTGTTACGGCATGCAGATGGCCGTCATCGAATTCGCGCGCAACGTCTGCGGCCTCGAGGGCGCCCACACCACCGAAGCCGATCCGGCAACACCGCATCCGGTGATCGACCTGATGATCGCCCAGCAGGCGCTCGCGCAGAAAGGCGGGACGATGCGGCTCGGCGCCTATCCGTGCCACATCAAGGAAGGCACGCTGACGCACCGCACGTACAACAAGAAGAAGATCAGCGAGCGCCACCGCCACCGCTACGAGTTCAACATCGCGTACCGCGACCGCATCGAAAAAGGCGGAATGGTGCTGTCGGGAACCTCGCCCGACGGCTCGCTCGTCGAGATGATCGAGCTTCCGAATCACCCGTGGTTCCTCGCGTGCCAGTTCCATCCGGAATTCAAGTCGAAGCCGCTCGATCCGCATCCGTTGTTCCGCGGGTTCGTCCGCGCCGCGCTCGCCCACAAGCAGCAGCGCCGCGAGACTCCGCCGCTTCGCAATCTCGGGCTGCGCGTCGTCGGCGCCCGTGAAGACGAGACGGAGAACGGATGA
- the kdsB gene encoding 3-deoxy-manno-octulosonate cytidylyltransferase has translation MHATSNDVAVVVIPARYGSTRLPGKPLADLGGMPLVEHVWRRACEARLPSRVLVATDDERIRAALPAEADVVMTRADHPSGSDRIAEVAESLDCAIVVNVQGDLPLLDPTLVDDLIEMLRSDPGLGLATVAVPLEHADELQNPSVVKVVCNLAGRALYFSRAAIPFDRARPGSIAGAFRHVGIYAYRRETLLAFAAMKPTPLEQTESLEQLRALENGIGIGVVRRAHGVPIEVDTPEDLAALRAQLAAGTHAINAPAHAGR, from the coding sequence ATGCACGCAACTTCGAACGACGTCGCGGTCGTCGTCATCCCCGCAAGGTACGGGTCGACGAGGCTGCCGGGAAAGCCTTTGGCCGATCTCGGAGGCATGCCTCTCGTCGAGCACGTCTGGCGACGGGCCTGCGAGGCCCGCCTCCCGTCGCGGGTGCTGGTTGCCACCGATGATGAACGCATCCGCGCGGCGCTTCCCGCCGAAGCGGACGTCGTCATGACACGCGCCGACCATCCGAGTGGAAGCGACCGCATCGCCGAGGTCGCCGAGTCGCTCGACTGCGCGATCGTCGTCAACGTGCAGGGCGATCTTCCGCTGCTCGATCCGACGCTGGTCGACGATCTCATCGAAATGCTCCGCAGCGACCCCGGTCTCGGGCTGGCCACCGTTGCGGTGCCTCTAGAGCATGCCGACGAGCTCCAGAACCCGTCGGTCGTCAAGGTCGTCTGCAACCTTGCCGGTCGCGCGCTGTATTTCTCGCGGGCTGCGATTCCGTTCGATCGCGCGCGACCCGGTTCGATCGCCGGAGCGTTTCGTCATGTCGGCATCTACGCGTATCGACGCGAGACGCTGCTGGCCTTCGCAGCCATGAAGCCGACGCCGCTCGAACAGACCGAAAGTCTCGAACAGCTTCGCGCACTGGAAAACGGAATCGGCATCGGTGTGGTCCGCCGTGCGCACGGAGTTCCGATCGAAGTGGATACGCCCGAGGATCTGGCCGCGCTGCGCGCGCAGCTCGCGGCCGGAACGCACGCCATCAATGCGCCGGCGCATGCCGGACGGTAG
- the gmd gene encoding GDP-mannose 4,6-dehydratase, translating to MTKRAFVTGVTGQDGSYLAELLLRKGYEVHGLVRRTSTVARTRIDHLHRPDDPSPQFFLHYGDITDALRLRDLLERIEPDEVYNLAAQSHVRVSFDEPAFTVEVTGMGAVNLLEAVRRMKKPAKFYQASSSEMFGKVAEVPQSEKTPLHPRSPYGCAKAFAYYQAINYREAYGMFACNGILFNHESPRRGESFVTRKISRAAARIKLGLQDKLSLGNLDAKRDWGFAPDYVDAMWRMLQHREPDDYVVATGETHSVGEFLEKAFTRVGLSWRDHVVLDPKFERPSEVDLLLGDASKARRVLDWEPHTLFDELVAVMVDSDLELAKKES from the coding sequence ATGACCAAGCGTGCATTCGTCACCGGCGTGACCGGACAGGACGGCTCGTATCTTGCCGAGCTTCTGCTCCGCAAAGGATATGAAGTCCACGGGCTGGTGCGCCGCACCAGCACGGTCGCACGCACCCGCATCGACCACCTTCACCGGCCCGACGATCCGTCGCCGCAATTCTTCCTTCACTACGGCGACATCACCGACGCGCTCCGGCTGCGCGATCTGCTCGAACGCATCGAGCCGGACGAAGTCTACAACCTCGCGGCGCAGTCCCACGTGCGGGTGTCGTTCGACGAGCCTGCGTTCACGGTCGAAGTGACCGGCATGGGCGCGGTCAATCTTCTCGAAGCCGTGCGCCGCATGAAGAAGCCGGCGAAGTTCTACCAGGCCTCTTCGAGCGAGATGTTCGGCAAGGTTGCCGAAGTGCCGCAATCGGAAAAGACGCCACTGCATCCGCGCAGCCCGTACGGCTGCGCGAAGGCGTTCGCGTACTACCAGGCCATCAACTATCGCGAAGCGTACGGGATGTTCGCGTGCAACGGCATCCTGTTCAATCACGAATCTCCGCGCCGCGGTGAAAGCTTCGTCACGAGGAAAATTTCGCGCGCGGCGGCGCGCATCAAGCTCGGCCTGCAGGACAAGCTTTCGCTCGGCAACCTCGACGCCAAACGCGACTGGGGTTTTGCGCCGGACTACGTCGATGCGATGTGGCGCATGCTCCAGCATCGCGAGCCGGACGACTACGTGGTCGCCACCGGCGAGACGCATTCGGTCGGCGAATTTCTCGAGAAGGCGTTCACGCGGGTCGGCCTGAGCTGGCGCGACCATGTCGTGCTCGACCCGAAGTTCGAGCGGCCGTCGGAAGTCGACCTGCTTCTCGGCGACGCGTCCAAGGCCCGCCGCGTGCTCGACTGGGAGCCGCACACGCTGTTCGACGAGCTCGTCGCAGTCATGGTCGACTCCGATCTCGAGCTCGCGAAGAAAGAATCGTAG
- a CDS encoding sulfite exporter TauE/SafE family protein, with protein MEHQATVEAMIAVAVSAWVQGSVGFGYALISAPLLALVAPELVPGPIMLSSLVLSLASAVRERTSIDRSGVALALLGRLPGVAIGAAALAWFSEHTTNVVFGVLVLVAVALSLSGLALPRNRRTLVTTGFVSGVMGTMTSIGGPPIALVYQHAEGPELRATLNTYFALGSAMSIPALALAGHFGRVELASGLLLLPATGVGFAMSGASRRYLDEGRTRGAVLAVASVSALAVVIRTLLV; from the coding sequence ATGGAGCATCAGGCGACCGTCGAAGCGATGATCGCGGTTGCCGTGAGCGCCTGGGTGCAGGGCTCGGTCGGCTTCGGCTACGCGCTGATCTCCGCACCGCTGCTCGCGCTCGTCGCACCGGAGCTCGTTCCGGGCCCGATCATGCTGAGCTCGCTGGTGCTGTCGCTCGCGTCGGCCGTGCGCGAACGCACCAGCATCGACCGCTCCGGCGTCGCGCTCGCACTTCTCGGCCGCCTTCCGGGCGTTGCGATCGGTGCGGCTGCGCTGGCATGGTTTTCCGAGCACACGACCAACGTCGTCTTCGGCGTGCTCGTGCTCGTGGCCGTCGCGCTCAGCCTGTCCGGCCTCGCGCTGCCGCGAAACCGGCGCACGCTGGTCACGACCGGATTCGTTTCGGGAGTGATGGGAACGATGACGTCGATCGGCGGGCCGCCGATTGCGCTCGTCTACCAGCACGCCGAAGGGCCGGAGCTGCGCGCGACGCTCAACACGTACTTCGCACTCGGAAGCGCCATGTCGATCCCTGCTCTGGCGCTCGCCGGTCATTTCGGACGCGTCGAGCTCGCGAGCGGCCTGCTGCTCTTGCCGGCCACCGGCGTCGGCTTCGCGATGTCCGGCGCGAGCCGGCGTTACCTCGACGAAGGCCGCACGCGCGGCGCGGTTCTCGCGGTCGCCAGCGTTTCGGCGCTCGCGGTCGTCATCCGCACGTTGCTGGTGTGA
- the hemW gene encoding radical SAM family heme chaperone HemW, whose product MTSPLTSPFSIYVHLPYCAKRCPYCDFNTYVAERIPEERYVASLVREAAFAARGPEWTGRRVSTVFFGGGTPSLFAPPSIEVLLRTFDELWGFTDDPEITLEANPGSLEGGGEAKLRGFREAGINRVSFGAQSFQARHLATLGRIHSADETVGAFAAARRAGFENISCDLIYGIPEQSLADWESDVRLAIGLASEHVSAYCLTYEKGTPMTGMRNAGMITAADEETELAMFRLARERFGDAGLGQYEISNYARPGRESRHNLAYWTWRDYLGLGAGAHGFAAGTDDVSAGPRVGDDRESGAPAADFESASWGRRYANRRLPELYMSAKDGAWHASEESLSREMAIAEFLMVGLRLSRGIDAAEFEKLFRIPLIDAAPRLDSFVERGLLTRRGHVVTLTDRGLEIADSVITTLAAG is encoded by the coding sequence ATGACGAGTCCGTTGACGAGTCCGTTCTCGATCTACGTCCACCTCCCGTACTGCGCGAAGCGCTGTCCGTACTGCGATTTCAACACCTACGTCGCCGAACGGATTCCCGAGGAGCGATACGTGGCTTCGCTCGTCCGCGAAGCAGCGTTTGCTGCGCGGGGTCCCGAGTGGACCGGCCGCCGGGTCTCGACGGTGTTCTTCGGCGGCGGAACTCCGTCGCTGTTCGCGCCGCCGAGCATCGAGGTGCTGCTGAGAACCTTCGACGAGCTGTGGGGATTTACGGACGACCCGGAGATCACGCTCGAGGCCAATCCGGGGTCGCTCGAAGGCGGCGGCGAAGCCAAGCTGCGCGGCTTTCGCGAAGCCGGCATCAACCGCGTCAGCTTCGGCGCGCAATCCTTCCAGGCCAGGCATCTGGCCACGCTCGGGCGCATTCACAGCGCGGACGAAACCGTCGGAGCGTTCGCGGCCGCGCGCCGCGCCGGTTTCGAGAATATCTCGTGCGATCTGATCTACGGCATCCCCGAACAGTCGCTGGCCGACTGGGAGAGCGACGTGCGCCTGGCGATCGGGCTCGCGAGCGAGCACGTGTCGGCCTACTGCCTCACGTACGAAAAGGGCACGCCGATGACCGGCATGCGAAACGCCGGCATGATCACCGCCGCCGACGAGGAAACCGAGCTCGCGATGTTTCGCCTCGCGCGCGAGCGCTTCGGCGACGCCGGCCTCGGCCAGTACGAGATTTCCAACTACGCAAGGCCGGGACGCGAGAGCCGCCACAACCTCGCATACTGGACGTGGCGCGATTACCTCGGCCTCGGCGCCGGCGCGCACGGCTTCGCCGCCGGAACGGATGATGTGTCTGCAGGCCCGCGCGTCGGTGACGACAGGGAAAGCGGCGCACCGGCTGCTGACTTCGAGAGTGCGTCCTGGGGCCGTCGCTACGCCAATCGAAGACTGCCGGAGCTGTACATGTCGGCCAAAGACGGCGCGTGGCACGCGAGCGAGGAATCGCTCTCGCGCGAGATGGCGATCGCGGAGTTCCTGATGGTCGGCCTGCGCCTGTCGCGCGGCATCGACGCAGCGGAATTCGAAAAGCTGTTTCGCATTCCGCTCATCGATGCCGCGCCCCGGCTCGATTCGTTCGTCGAACGCGGCCTTCTGACGCGCCGCGGACACGTCGTCACGCTGACGGATCGCGGCCTGGAGATCGCCGATTCGGTGATCACGACGCTCGCCGCAGGCTGA
- the lexA gene encoding transcriptional repressor LexA, whose amino-acid sequence MATLTKRQKEILDYIEQSITKNGYAPTLEEIGERFELRSMATVHKHLSNLETKGLIRRKWNHSRAIEITEERRRPASITIPLLGSVAAGRPIEAIEGNDTIDVPQSLIRKRDSYALRVTGDSMMEEGILDGDVILVEERPDPRNGDVVVATVDGEATVKRFYREKNGSVRLQPSNAAYKPIVVENGDLKIRGGVVGLVRRYH is encoded by the coding sequence ATGGCCACACTGACCAAGCGCCAGAAAGAAATCCTCGACTACATCGAACAGAGCATCACGAAGAACGGCTACGCGCCGACGCTGGAGGAGATCGGCGAGCGCTTCGAGCTGCGCTCGATGGCAACCGTTCACAAGCATCTTTCGAATCTCGAAACCAAGGGGCTGATCCGCCGCAAATGGAATCACAGCCGCGCGATCGAAATCACAGAAGAGCGCCGACGGCCTGCATCGATCACGATCCCGCTTCTGGGCAGCGTCGCGGCCGGCCGTCCGATCGAAGCGATCGAAGGCAACGACACGATCGACGTCCCGCAGAGCCTGATCCGCAAACGCGACAGCTACGCGCTTCGGGTGACGGGGGATTCGATGATGGAAGAAGGCATTCTCGACGGTGACGTCATCCTCGTCGAAGAGCGGCCCGATCCGCGCAACGGCGACGTCGTCGTAGCGACCGTCGACGGTGAAGCCACCGTCAAGCGCTTCTACCGCGAGAAGAACGGAAGCGTCCGGCTGCAGCCGTCCAATGCCGCCTACAAGCCGATCGTCGTCGAGAACGGCGACCTGAAGATCCGCGGCGGTGTGGTGGGGCTGGTGCGGCGCTATCATTGA
- the mltG gene encoding endolytic transglycosylase MltG has product MKRALVALVMLVVVALAAAAVTVIAVIKSETSRSVVLPVKTSVEVQPGESLRRIAGKLREADLVGNERAFLAMAHWKGIDRTIKYGRHEFEGTVTLASVLAELASPPKPILRVTIPEGRTLREIGALLEAAGAVTASSYVAVACSDEFRRAAGAPATASCAEGFLFPDTYDLVPGMSPGEIVALQLARFHQVVDPLLAAAPRQPPLPLDELLTLASIVEKETAQGEERPRIAAVFFNRLKAGMPLQTDPTVIYGVIDSGLPWDGNLTRAHLATPTPYNTYMRKGLPPGPICNPGRASIDAVLHPAPVGDLYFVARGDGSHEFSPNLATHNRAVREYQLGRGRRAVQDGDGPPPTAAPPAPQ; this is encoded by the coding sequence ATGAAACGCGCTCTCGTCGCACTCGTCATGCTCGTGGTTGTCGCACTCGCGGCAGCAGCCGTCACTGTCATCGCAGTCATAAAGAGCGAGACGAGTCGCAGCGTCGTTCTCCCGGTAAAAACCAGCGTGGAAGTGCAGCCCGGCGAGAGCCTGCGGCGCATCGCCGGCAAGCTTCGCGAAGCGGATCTGGTCGGCAACGAGCGCGCGTTCCTGGCGATGGCACACTGGAAAGGCATCGACCGTACGATCAAGTACGGGCGCCACGAGTTCGAGGGAACGGTGACGCTGGCGTCCGTTCTCGCCGAGCTCGCGAGCCCGCCGAAACCGATCCTGCGCGTGACAATCCCCGAGGGCCGTACGCTGCGCGAGATCGGAGCGCTGCTGGAAGCGGCCGGCGCCGTCACGGCATCCAGCTATGTGGCGGTCGCCTGCTCCGACGAGTTCCGTCGCGCGGCCGGAGCGCCGGCGACGGCAAGCTGCGCCGAAGGCTTCCTGTTCCCCGACACCTACGACCTCGTTCCCGGGATGTCCCCGGGAGAGATCGTCGCGCTCCAGCTCGCGCGTTTTCATCAGGTGGTCGATCCGCTGCTCGCGGCGGCGCCTCGCCAGCCGCCGCTGCCGCTCGACGAGCTGCTGACGCTTGCATCGATCGTCGAGAAGGAAACGGCCCAGGGAGAGGAGCGGCCTCGAATCGCCGCCGTGTTCTTCAATCGGCTGAAAGCCGGGATGCCGCTGCAGACCGATCCGACGGTCATCTATGGAGTGATCGATTCGGGACTGCCGTGGGACGGGAACCTGACCCGGGCGCACCTCGCGACCCCGACTCCCTACAACACATATATGAGGAAGGGGCTTCCGCCGGGGCCGATCTGCAATCCCGGCAGGGCATCGATCGACGCCGTGCTGCATCCGGCGCCCGTCGGCGATCTCTACTTCGTCGCGCGAGGCGACGGCTCGCATGAGTTCAGCCCGAATCTTGCGACGCACAACCGGGCGGTGCGCGAGTACCAGCTCGGCCGCGGACGGCGCGCAGTGCAGGACGGCGACGGTCCGCCGCCCACTGCGGCCCCGCCGGCCCCGCAATAG
- the ruvX gene encoding Holliday junction resolvase RuvX, translating to MRRLAALDVGDKRIGVAVSDALRLTAQPIGVVERRSLAVDCAAIQTMLESYDVEKVIAGLPLNPRGEEGEQADRVRHFCERFIRETGREVVFQDERLTTAEGERMLIESGMRRNRRRQVRDRIAAALILQSWLDSQPRP from the coding sequence ATGCGCAGGCTAGCCGCACTGGACGTGGGAGACAAACGTATTGGCGTCGCTGTAAGTGACGCATTGCGCCTCACGGCGCAGCCGATCGGCGTCGTCGAGCGCCGTTCGCTGGCGGTCGACTGCGCCGCCATCCAGACCATGCTGGAATCGTACGATGTCGAAAAAGTCATTGCAGGACTACCACTTAACCCTCGCGGCGAAGAAGGCGAACAGGCCGACCGCGTGCGCCATTTCTGCGAAAGGTTCATCCGCGAAACCGGCCGCGAGGTGGTTTTCCAGGACGAGCGGCTCACGACGGCCGAGGGCGAGAGGATGCTGATCGAGAGCGGGATGCGGCGAAATCGCCGCAGGCAGGTCCGCGATCGCATCGCCGCCGCGCTCATCCTTCAGTCGTGGCTCGACTCGCAGCCACGCCCGTGA
- a CDS encoding peptidoglycan DD-metalloendopeptidase family protein, with the protein MMVGTLGQPPKNGDLGPGRLVVLGLVVSMVSFAGFRVATDTKPVRIAAAKQDTEDIVSASIPSPIPRGFFTPSTALPAAPAAAPAAESSPEEQSLSDVLPVFEPVEPESKVSAVLVSTPVDDAGSLADVPEFRDTEHRFRTGETFAEVLGSNGVSNTNAAAWIKAASRIYALSQIREGQKLAMRIDVAASDLVSMKMDIDATTYLVARRKDGVVVANRESVEFGRVRRVVEGTIDASFYASAARADVPDEIIAEVAEVLGWELDFEKLPQGSRFNIQFEELRNPDGAGTLPGQLLSVRIVETGGKLHEGIWYRQGDDKTGAYYTSKGQALGRDYLRFPVSFTRISSGFTFSRLHPVLNRVRPHYGVDLAAPTGTPVHAVADGSVELAAWKGGYGRYVEIRHDDTYKSGYGHLSRIATGLRPGSTVKKGDIIGYVGSTGIATGPHLHYVMYKDDVYIDPMSAAAPRSRSLTGDASRRFFDMVKKIEAAYAAAERAGGTLVLAASSKPGSTSID; encoded by the coding sequence ATGATGGTGGGAACGCTGGGGCAGCCGCCCAAGAATGGTGATCTCGGTCCTGGGCGCCTCGTGGTGCTCGGACTCGTGGTCAGCATGGTGTCCTTCGCGGGATTCCGTGTGGCGACCGACACGAAACCGGTACGTATCGCTGCGGCGAAACAAGACACCGAAGATATCGTCAGCGCATCGATCCCTTCTCCCATTCCTCGCGGCTTCTTCACTCCTTCTACTGCACTTCCAGCCGCACCAGCCGCCGCACCGGCCGCCGAATCCTCTCCTGAAGAACAAAGCCTCTCCGACGTGCTCCCGGTCTTCGAACCGGTCGAGCCGGAATCCAAAGTCTCCGCGGTCCTTGTCTCGACGCCGGTCGATGACGCTGGATCGCTCGCCGATGTTCCCGAGTTCCGCGACACCGAGCATCGCTTCCGCACCGGCGAGACGTTCGCCGAGGTTCTCGGTTCGAACGGCGTCAGCAACACCAACGCGGCGGCGTGGATCAAGGCTGCGAGCCGCATCTACGCCCTCAGCCAGATCCGCGAAGGCCAGAAGCTGGCGATGCGCATCGACGTCGCGGCTTCCGACCTCGTCTCGATGAAGATGGACATCGACGCGACGACCTATCTGGTCGCGCGCCGCAAGGACGGCGTCGTCGTCGCCAACCGCGAGTCGGTCGAGTTCGGACGCGTCCGCCGCGTCGTCGAAGGAACCATCGACGCGAGCTTCTACGCGAGCGCCGCGCGCGCCGACGTACCCGACGAGATCATTGCCGAAGTCGCCGAAGTGCTCGGGTGGGAGCTCGACTTCGAGAAGCTACCGCAGGGCTCGCGCTTCAACATCCAGTTCGAGGAGCTGCGCAATCCGGACGGCGCCGGCACGCTTCCCGGACAGCTTCTCTCGGTGCGTATCGTCGAGACCGGCGGCAAGCTTCACGAAGGCATCTGGTACCGCCAGGGCGACGACAAGACCGGAGCGTACTACACGAGCAAGGGCCAGGCGCTCGGCCGCGACTACCTGCGTTTCCCGGTGTCGTTCACGCGCATTTCTTCCGGATTTACGTTCTCGCGGCTGCATCCGGTGCTGAACCGGGTTCGCCCGCACTACGGCGTGGATCTCGCAGCGCCGACCGGAACGCCGGTTCACGCGGTGGCCGACGGCAGCGTCGAGCTTGCGGCATGGAAAGGTGGATACGGACGCTACGTCGAGATCCGCCACGACGACACGTACAAGTCGGGCTACGGACACCTTTCGCGAATCGCGACGGGCCTTCGTCCGGGCTCCACCGTCAAAAAAGGCGACATCATCGGGTACGTCGGCTCGACCGGCATCGCGACCGGTCCGCATCTTCACTACGTGATGTACAAGGACGACGTCTACATCGATCCGATGAGCGCCGCAGCGCCGCGTTCGCGGTCACTGACCGGCGATGCGAGCCGCCGCTTCTTCGACATGGTCAAGAAGATCGAGGCTGCCTACGCCGCAGCCGAACGCGCCGGCGGCACGCTGGTGCTGGCCGCGAGCTCGAAGCCGGGATCGACGTCGATCGACTGA